The sequence CGTAGGTGACCCAGCCGCGCTTGCGCGCGGCCTTGATCATCCGCTTGACGGCGGCGTCGGTCAAATCGAGCAGCGGCCCGTCCGACTGCTGCTCGGGGGCCGTGTCGGTCGTTTCAGTCGTCTTCGTCGCCATTCGGATATCCTACGCGTCCCGCTCACGCGTCTTGTGGGCTTCGCGTCTCTTGGGCTTCGCGTCTCGCGCCGCTCGCCCGGAGCGGCCCCCTATCCAACACGCGTCGCCTTGTCGAACCGTTAACCATGAAACCCGCGCGCCGCGCGCGAATTCCCCTTCGTGACCCGTTCCGCCCGCCTTCGGCCGCCGCGCCGTCGGCGGCCGTCGCGGATCTCGTTACCCGTCCTCGCGCTGAGCCTCCGCGCCCTCCACGGAGGAGAGCTGCGTCTGAACCTCGCGCAGCCAAGCCAGGTTCGCCTCGCTGTCGTCCTCGGCGAGAGCCCGCTCGGCCGACCGGAGTTCGGTATGTAGCGTGCGCGCGCGGCGATGCAAGATGATGGCCTGCCGCACGGCGTCTTCCACGCGCAACGGATCGGCGAGGGGATCGCAGATCCAGCGTAGCCCCGGCACGATGCGCTCGTACAACGATTCCACCGCGCGGTGAAGCCCCGCCCGCTCGAGCCTCGCCGCGATCACCTCCGGCGAGAGCGCTTCGTGCCGCGCGGCGCAGTCGACGAGACAGCGCTGCACGGCGGTGGCCTCGGGGCTGGCGAAATCGAGCTCGGCCAGCGTCTCGGCCTGCGCCTCGAGCAGCGCGGGATGCGTGGCGAAGGCGCCGAGGATCGCGGCCTCGCGGGGATGCGGCGCCTCGGGGGCGACGGCGTCCCCGGCGAAGAGGCGCGTGCGCAGGAGATGCGGGCTCGGCCGGTAGCCGGCGGGCAGGCGCGCGCCGTGCCGCTCCTCGAAGCGCCCGCCGGTGCGCCCTCCCCCGCCGCGGCCGCCGCCGCCGGCCCGCCCGGCCCCGCCGCGCCCGCCGTATCCGCCCCGCTCCTGCGCCGCCCCGCGCCCGCGGCGCGCCGCGCCGAAGGCGTCGGCGAGACGGGTCTCGACGTCCTCGCGGAAATAGCGCTGCAGCGTCTCGTCCTTGATCGTGCGCACGGCGGCGAAGAGCCGGCGCTCGAGGGCGGCGCGGTGCTCGGGCGTGTCGGTGGGACCGGCCTCGAGCTCGCGCGCCCAGAGAATCTCGACGAGGGGCAGAGCCGCGGACAGCACGCGCTCCACCGCCGGCGCGCCGCCGGAACGGGCGAGATCGTCCGGGTCCTGCCCCTCGGGCAGGATGGCGAAGCGCAGCGACTTGCCGACCGGGAGCGCGGGGAGCGCGACGTCGAGCGCGCGGAAGGCGGCGCGGCGCCCGGCCTTGTCGCCGTCGAAGCACAGGATCGGCTCGTCCGTCATCCGCCACAGGAGCGCGAGCTGCTCCTCGGTCAGCGCCGTGCCGAGCGGGGCGACGGCGTTCGGGTAGCCGATCGCGGTCAGCGCGATGACGTCGACATAGCCCTCCACCGCGACGATCGTGCCGCGCTGTTGCGCGGCCTTGCGGGCGAGGTGGGCGTTGTAGAGGGTCGCGCCCTTGTGGAAGAGCGGCGTCTCCGGGGAATTGAGGTATTTCGCCGGCACGTCCGCCTGGAGCGCCCGCCCGCCGAAGGCGACGACGCGCCCGCGCAGGTCGCAGATCGGGAACATCACCCGGTCGCGAAAGCGGTCGAAGGGAACGTTGACGTCCTCGCCCGTGACGAGGAGGCCCGCCTCCGCCATCATCTCGGCGGGCACGCCCTTGCCGGCGAGATGGTCGCGCAGCGCGTAGCGGTCGGCGGGGGAATAGCCGATGCGGAAGCGCGCCTGCAGCGTCTCGTCGAGGCCGCGCCTCGCGAGATAGTCGCGCGCCTTGCCGCCGCGCCGGCCCTTCAGCTCCGCCTCGAAGAAGGCGGCGGCGAGCTCCATCACGTCGACGAGGTCGGTGCGGCGCTTCTGGCGGGCCTCGTCCGCGGGATCGGCGGTGGGCAGCGCGACGCCGGCCTGGGCCGCGAGCCGCTCCACCGCCTCGGGGAAGGTGACGCCCTCCGTCTCCATCAGGAAGCGGAAGATGTCGCCGTGCTTGCCCGACGAGAAGCAGTGGTAGAAGCCCTTCTGGTCGTTCACGTAGAAGGACGGCGTCTTCTCCGCGTTGAAGGGCGAGAGCGCCTTCCATTCCCGCCCCGCCTTCTTCAGCTGCACGCGCCGGCCCACGACCTCCGATACGGGAAGCCGGGCGCGGATCTCGTCGAGCAGGTCGGGCGGGTAGCGCATGCGGGGGAGCATACAGCACGAAGCGGGGGCGGAGTCATGCGCCGTGGCGGCGATGGAGGGGGGATTGCGGGGATGAGAGCGCCGACACGACCTCCGTGTCGGCGCGAGCCGGAACATACTTGCGATCGTCCGGTTCGGGGCGGGCGGCATCGGCGTCGAGATCGTTCTGCACGCCCCACACCCCCGACCCCTCGCCGCCGGGGCGAGGGGAGACCGGCGGCGCGGGAGCGATGTGGGTGGATTGCGGGAACCGGCGAAAATCTGTATTTTACAGACTTTCCCTCGGAGCCCCACCATGGCCGTCGTCACCGCCGCAGACCTGCAGAGGCGCTCCGCCGAGGTCCAGCGCACGGCCTCGCGCGAGCCGGTCTTCATCACCCACCACGACACGCCCCGCTACGCGCTGCTGAGCCTGGAGGACCTGGTGCGCACGGGCGCGCATCGGGCGCTGCTGGCGCAGGGCGGGCTGCCGGAGGGCGTGCGGCGGCGGCTGGAGGAGCTGGGGGAACCCGAGGTGATCGACCCCGGAACCGAGCTTGAAATCCATCCGGAAGCAGCGGCGCGAGCCGACGACGTCGTCCGTCGTCTCGCCGGCCGGGAGCGCGACCTGCGAGCGCGCGGCGTCGAGTCGCTTTGGCTGTTCGGCTCGACCGCCCGCGGCGACGCCACGGCCGAAAGCGACGTCGACTTGATCGTCATCCTTTCCCCGGATTGCCAACTGAGCCTCGTCGGCTTCTCCCGCCTGAGACTCGACTTCGAAAGCTGGCTTGCTCGACCTGTCGACCTTTCGCTCTGGTCGATGCTGACGGACGAGGCCGCCGAGCGTATCCGCCGGGACGCGATCAGGGTGTTCTGATGGCTCGTTCGGTCGAAGATCGTCTGCAGGACATCCTGGATGCGGCCGATGCGGCCCTTCGCATCGTTTCCGGCCTGGACCCGGCGGCGATCGACCGCCTGCCCCTCGACGACGACATCCGTTTCCGAGCGCTCGAGAATGCCCTCAGCGAGATGGGGAGGCCATGAATGCGCTGCCGCGAGACCTCCTGGCGCGATATCCGCAGATCGATTGGCCGGGATTCGTCGGGCTGCGCAACATCATCGCACATCAGTACCACCGTCTCGACCCGACGATGCTCCGGCGATCCGCGGTGACCGATCTGCCGCAGCTCGTACGAGTCGTCACGGAGATGCGCGCCTCGCTGCGGAATACCGATCCGGACGGTGCAAGCTGAACAGAAGGATCGCCTTCGCTGAACGTCGTCCGCTTCGGCGGCCGAGCCTCGATCTCGTCCCGGGCGCCGAAGAGGTTTCATCCGCGCGCGTCAGCCGGCGAGCTTCGCGGCGATCTGCGCCACGTGGCGGCCCTGGTAGCGCGCGCCCTCGAGCTCTACGGCTGAGGGCTGGCGGGAGCCGTCGGCGCCGGCGATGGTGGAGGCGCCGTAGGGCGAGCCGCCCTTGATCTCGTCGAGACCCATCTGGCCCTGGAAGGCGTAGGGCAGGCCCACGATCACCATGCCCTGGTGCAGCAGCACCGTGTGGAAGGAGAGGATGGTCGATTCCTGGCCGCCGTGCTGGGTCGCGGAGGAGGTGAAGACCGAGCCCACCTTGCCGACGAGCTTGCCCTGCGCCCAGAGCCCGCCGGTCTGGTCGAGGAAGTTCTTCATCTGGGCGGGCATGTTGCCGAAGCGGGTCGGCGCGCCGAAGATCACCGCGTCGTAGTCGGCGAGCTCGCCCGGGGTCGCGACCGGCGCGGCCTGGTCGAGCTTGAAGCCGGAGGACTTCGCGATCTCGTCCGGCACCAGCTCGGGCACGCGCTTGACGTGCACCTCGGCGCCGGTCTCCTTCGCGCCCTCGGCGGCGGCGTGGGCCATCTGCTCGATATGGCCGTAGGTGGAATAGTACAGAACGAGGACCTTGGTCATCGCGGATCTCCTGGGCTGGTGCGGCGCGTCCGCGGGAAGCGGAGCGGATTTTCGGGAAAGCGCCTCGGGGCGCCGTGAGCGCGAAAATTGGGCTTTCCCTCACGCAACGCCAGAGCTATCCTTGGAAGAATAACTTTGCGCGGTCGCAAGCATGACGTTGAACGCCAATCAGCTCGCCTGGGACGATTTCCGCCTGGTGAAGATCATCGCCGAGGCGCGGGGCCTCACCGGCGCCGCCGCCGCGCTCGGCGTGAACCATTCCACCGTGTTCCGGCGTCTCGGCCAGCTCGAGACCGGGCTCGGCGTCAAGCTGTTCGACCGCCACCGCACCGGCTACGCGCTGACCACGGCGGGCGAGGAGATGTGCGCCATCGCCGAGCGGATGGACGAGGACATCAACGGCTTCGCCCGCAAGATCGCCGGCCAGGCGATCGCGCCGGCGGGCGAATTGCGGGTGACGACGAGCGATTCGCTCCTCGTCCACCTGCTGATGCCGATCCTCGCCGGCTTCCGGGAGCGCTATCCCGAGATCCGGCTCGATCTCGTCCTCGCCAACCAGGCGCTCAACCTGTCGAAGCGCGACGCGGACGTCGCTCTGCGCGCCACCGATTCGCCGCCGGAGACGCTGGTCGGCCGCCGGCTCGCGACGATCAGCTGGGCGCTCTACGCGCGGCGCGAGGACTTCCCCGATCCCGAGCCGCCCGATCTCGTCACGCTCTACGGCCGCGACTGGGTGACGCTCGGCGACAATCTCTCCGGCCTGAAGGTCGCCCGCTTCGTGCACGAGCACGTGGCGGCGGAGCGGATCGCGGCCAAGATCTCGACGGTGCTCGGCCTCGCGGAGGCGATCGAGACGGGGCTCGGCATCGGCGCCGCGCCCTGCCTGATCGGCGACGCGCGGCCCGGCCTGCGCCGGCTCTCCGACCCGCGCCCGGAATTCTCGGCGGGCTTGTGGCTGCTCACCCATCCGGACCTGCGGCGCTCGGCCCGCGTTCGCGTGTTCCTGGACTACGTGGCGGCGGAGATCGCGGCGCGGCGGGTCCTGATCGAGGGCTGAGATGCGTCGTCTCATCGTCGAGGACCCGATGTCGCGGCTCGCGACGTGGTCGCAGCGCGTCGGCTGGCTGGCGCTCGCGGTCTTCCTGCTGGCGGGCGTGCTGGTGCGGTGGCGCCGGGTGGAGCTGGAGCCGGGGCTCGTGGCGCTCGCGGCCGCCTGCGGGCTCGCGGGGCTCGCCGTGCTGCTCGCGCTCGGGGCCTTCGCCCGGATCTGGGTCGAGGGCCACAAGGGCTTCGGCCGCGCGGTGGGCGGTTTCCTGCTCGGGATCCTGGTCCTGGCCTACCCGGCCTTCGTCGCGGCGGGGACGCTCGCCGGCCCGCCGATGCTCGACGTGACGACCGACGCCGCCCGGGCGCCGGCCTTCTCCGCCTCGCGGCCGGCTGTCCAGGCCCGCGGCGGCTGGGTCGCGCCGCAGGTCCCGCCGGGCCTGCGCGAGAGCCAGCGCGCGGCCGCGCCGCGGCTCGACGGGCTCACGCTCGAGATGCCCGAGGACGCCGCCTTCGCGCTCGCCCGCGAGGCCGCGGAGGCGAGCGGCTTCACCATCGTCGAGGCCTCGGCGCCGGGCGGGCGCTCGGCGGCGGGGCGCATCGACGCGCGCGCCGACACGCTCGTGCTGCGCCTGCCGATCGAGCTCGCGATCCGGGTTCGGCCCACGCCCGCCGGCGCCCGCGTCGACGTGCGCGCGGTCTCCCGCGCGCCGCTCGTCGACATCGGCGGCCCGCAGGCGACGATCGAGCGCTATCTCCGGGAGATCGACGCGAGGGCGAGCCTGCTGTGAGGAGGGCTCGGAGGGAGTGCGGGGGGCTCCCCTTCCTCCGAGGGCTGACCGATGCACACGTCGCTTTTTGGGAGGGGGCGAGGCCCCGTCCGGCGTCACGCCGGGTCGAAGCCCTCGAACACGATCTGGTCGGCGTGCGTGCTCGCATGCGCCGCCGCGTCGGCGGTGCGGACGGTCCAGGCCATGACCGGCAGGCCGAGCGCGCGGCGGCACAGGTGGGGGGCGGCGCTGGGGAGGTCGGCGACGTGCCAGGAGAGGAAATGCGGGCGCGTCTCCTCCCAGTGCAGCAGGTTGGCGAAGGCGTGCTTCTGCGCCTCGGTGAGGTGGCGCCAGCCCTGGTGGACGTAGTGCGCCTCGGCGACGATCCCGCGCGGCAGGTGGGGCGCGCGCCGGCGCACCTCGGCGACCACCGCCGGATCGAAGGACTTCACCGCCACACGGCCGGAATAGCCGGACAGCACCTCCACCGTCCGGGCGGCCAGCGTCATGTCGCCGTCGAAGCGGCTCTTGATCTCGACGACGAGGGGCACGCGCCCGCCGATCGCCTCCAGCAGCGCCGCGAGCGAGGGCACGCGCTCCTCGCCCTCGGCGCCGGC comes from Salinarimonas sp. and encodes:
- a CDS encoding DUF1499 domain-containing protein, whose protein sequence is MRRLIVEDPMSRLATWSQRVGWLALAVFLLAGVLVRWRRVELEPGLVALAAACGLAGLAVLLALGAFARIWVEGHKGFGRAVGGFLLGILVLAYPAFVAAGTLAGPPMLDVTTDAARAPAFSASRPAVQARGGWVAPQVPPGLRESQRAAAPRLDGLTLEMPEDAAFALAREAAEASGFTIVEASAPGGRSAAGRIDARADTLVLRLPIELAIRVRPTPAGARVDVRAVSRAPLVDIGGPQATIERYLREIDARASLL
- a CDS encoding LysR family transcriptional regulator, with the protein product MTLNANQLAWDDFRLVKIIAEARGLTGAAAALGVNHSTVFRRLGQLETGLGVKLFDRHRTGYALTTAGEEMCAIAERMDEDINGFARKIAGQAIAPAGELRVTTSDSLLVHLLMPILAGFRERYPEIRLDLVLANQALNLSKRDADVALRATDSPPETLVGRRLATISWALYARREDFPDPEPPDLVTLYGRDWVTLGDNLSGLKVARFVHEHVAAERIAAKISTVLGLAEAIETGLGIGAAPCLIGDARPGLRRLSDPRPEFSAGLWLLTHPDLRRSARVRVFLDYVAAEIAARRVLIEG
- the wrbA gene encoding NAD(P)H:quinone oxidoreductase, with translation MTKVLVLYYSTYGHIEQMAHAAAEGAKETGAEVHVKRVPELVPDEIAKSSGFKLDQAAPVATPGELADYDAVIFGAPTRFGNMPAQMKNFLDQTGGLWAQGKLVGKVGSVFTSSATQHGGQESTILSFHTVLLHQGMVIVGLPYAFQGQMGLDEIKGGSPYGASTIAGADGSRQPSAVELEGARYQGRHVAQIAAKLAG
- a CDS encoding HepT-like ribonuclease domain-containing protein, which codes for MNALPRDLLARYPQIDWPGFVGLRNIIAHQYHRLDPTMLRRSAVTDLPQLVRVVTEMRASLRNTDPDGAS
- the dnaG gene encoding DNA primase gives rise to the protein MRYPPDLLDEIRARLPVSEVVGRRVQLKKAGREWKALSPFNAEKTPSFYVNDQKGFYHCFSSGKHGDIFRFLMETEGVTFPEAVERLAAQAGVALPTADPADEARQKRRTDLVDVMELAAAFFEAELKGRRGGKARDYLARRGLDETLQARFRIGYSPADRYALRDHLAGKGVPAEMMAEAGLLVTGEDVNVPFDRFRDRVMFPICDLRGRVVAFGGRALQADVPAKYLNSPETPLFHKGATLYNAHLARKAAQQRGTIVAVEGYVDVIALTAIGYPNAVAPLGTALTEEQLALLWRMTDEPILCFDGDKAGRRAAFRALDVALPALPVGKSLRFAILPEGQDPDDLARSGGAPAVERVLSAALPLVEILWARELEAGPTDTPEHRAALERRLFAAVRTIKDETLQRYFREDVETRLADAFGAARRGRGAAQERGGYGGRGGAGRAGGGGRGGGGRTGGRFEERHGARLPAGYRPSPHLLRTRLFAGDAVAPEAPHPREAAILGAFATHPALLEAQAETLAELDFASPEATAVQRCLVDCAARHEALSPEVIAARLERAGLHRAVESLYERIVPGLRWICDPLADPLRVEDAVRQAIILHRRARTLHTELRSAERALAEDDSEANLAWLREVQTQLSSVEGAEAQREDG
- a CDS encoding glycerophosphodiester phosphodiesterase family protein; the protein is MSAAPLAAAPDWLTARPIAHRGLHDRAAGVIENSLAAARAAAARGFSIECDVQDTADGEAMVFHDYTLERLVGRDGVVRETPSRALAGMALAGAEGEERVPSLAALLEAIGGRVPLVVEIKSRFDGDMTLAARTVEVLSGYSGRVAVKSFDPAVVAEVRRRAPHLPRGIVAEAHYVHQGWRHLTEAQKHAFANLLHWEETRPHFLSWHVADLPSAAPHLCRRALGLPVMAWTVRTADAAAHASTHADQIVFEGFDPA
- a CDS encoding nucleotidyltransferase domain-containing protein, which encodes MAVVTAADLQRRSAEVQRTASREPVFITHHDTPRYALLSLEDLVRTGAHRALLAQGGLPEGVRRRLEELGEPEVIDPGTELEIHPEAAARADDVVRRLAGRERDLRARGVESLWLFGSTARGDATAESDVDLIVILSPDCQLSLVGFSRLRLDFESWLARPVDLSLWSMLTDEAAERIRRDAIRVF